Proteins encoded by one window of Prosthecobacter vanneervenii:
- a CDS encoding PQQ-binding-like beta-propeller repeat protein, with product MRTFSLFLLLFTAALHADDWPQWLGPQRDSVWRESGIIDTFPAGGPPVLWRAKIGGGYTGPAVADGKVYLMDRQVADKASVPGNAFARGLIPGTERVLCLDAKSGSVIWEHRYDCTYTMSYSTGPRCTPLVSGGKVWTLGAEGNLLCLDAATGKVLWSHDFKSEYGAKTPMWGFSGHPLLDGQRLLCLCGGPGSVAVAFDKDTGKELWRALDAREPGYGSPIIIEAGGTRQLILWHPQAVNSLDPATGKVFWSHPWEVRFGLTVPTPRLAGDLLFFTSFYTSSKCFKLDASKPEATLLWEGKSFSEKNTDTLHSLISTPFIQDGHIYGVCSYGQLRCLKLETGERLWESMAATTGGPLVRWANAFIIKNADRFFLANEQGDLIIAKLSPKGYEEIGRAHLLKPTTTDPRRPVVWSHPAFANKCVFMRNDEEIICASLAK from the coding sequence ATGCGCACCTTCAGCCTGTTCCTTCTCCTGTTCACCGCAGCACTTCATGCCGACGACTGGCCCCAGTGGCTCGGCCCTCAGCGGGACTCCGTCTGGCGCGAATCCGGCATCATCGACACCTTTCCAGCCGGCGGCCCTCCCGTCCTCTGGCGCGCAAAAATCGGCGGCGGCTACACCGGCCCGGCCGTGGCCGATGGCAAAGTCTATCTCATGGACCGCCAGGTCGCGGACAAAGCCAGCGTCCCCGGCAATGCCTTCGCCCGCGGCCTCATTCCCGGCACCGAGCGCGTCCTCTGCCTCGATGCCAAATCAGGTTCCGTCATCTGGGAGCATCGCTACGACTGCACCTACACCATGAGCTACTCCACCGGTCCGCGCTGCACCCCGCTCGTCAGCGGCGGCAAAGTGTGGACCCTTGGCGCGGAGGGGAACCTCCTCTGCCTCGATGCCGCCACCGGCAAAGTCCTCTGGTCGCACGACTTCAAATCCGAATACGGCGCCAAGACTCCCATGTGGGGCTTCTCCGGTCATCCGCTGCTCGACGGCCAGCGTTTGCTCTGCCTCTGCGGCGGACCCGGCAGCGTCGCCGTTGCCTTCGACAAAGACACCGGCAAGGAGCTCTGGCGCGCCCTCGACGCACGCGAGCCCGGCTACGGCTCACCCATCATCATCGAGGCCGGCGGCACCAGGCAGCTCATCCTCTGGCATCCGCAGGCCGTGAACTCCCTCGATCCCGCTACCGGCAAAGTCTTCTGGTCCCATCCCTGGGAGGTGCGCTTCGGCCTCACCGTTCCGACCCCACGCCTCGCTGGCGATCTCCTCTTCTTCACCTCCTTCTACACCAGCTCCAAATGCTTCAAGCTCGACGCCTCCAAGCCCGAGGCCACGCTGCTGTGGGAAGGCAAAAGCTTCAGCGAAAAAAACACCGACACCCTCCACAGCCTCATCAGCACCCCCTTCATTCAGGACGGCCACATCTACGGCGTCTGCAGCTACGGCCAGCTCCGCTGCCTCAAGCTCGAAACTGGAGAGCGCCTCTGGGAGAGCATGGCTGCCACCACCGGCGGCCCGCTCGTCCGCTGGGCCAATGCCTTCATCATCAAAAACGCCGACCGCTTCTTCCTCGCCAATGAACAGGGCGACCTCATCATCGCAAAGCTCTCCCCCAAAGGTTACGAGGAGATCGGTCGCGCCCATCTCCTCAAACCCACCACCACCGATCCCCGCCGCCCCGTCGTCTGGTCCCACCCCGCTTTCGCAAACAAGTGCGTCTTCATGCGCAACGACGAAGAAATCATCTGCGCCTCCCTGGCGAAGTGA
- a CDS encoding dihydrodipicolinate synthase family protein — protein sequence MLNLPAPQRLHGLVTATHTPFHPDGALNLDVVEKQAAFLQSKGVNLVFIGGSTGESHSLTLEERLLLAKCWMAVTKGSEMRVVVHVGANCVADAKTLAEQAEELGAAAIAALTPMYFKPKNVEMLVETMGQIAAAAPETPFYYYDIPSMTGVNLPVPEFLRQARERIPNLAGVKFTNPDLMAYQYCLRADGGAWDVPFGCDEHMLGALAMGAKGAVGSGFNFAAPIYSRLLAAFAQNDFAAARVEQFRGVQIISALASYGYMGAAKAVMSMLGVDVGPARLPNNTLTPAQKDKLHGELEAMGFFEWVK from the coding sequence ATGCTGAACCTGCCCGCCCCCCAACGCCTGCACGGTCTCGTGACGGCCACGCACACGCCCTTTCATCCCGATGGTGCACTCAATCTTGATGTGGTGGAGAAGCAGGCTGCTTTTCTACAGAGCAAGGGGGTGAACCTTGTGTTCATCGGCGGCAGCACGGGAGAGAGCCATTCGCTGACGCTGGAGGAAAGGCTGCTGCTGGCGAAATGCTGGATGGCGGTGACGAAGGGCAGCGAGATGCGGGTGGTGGTGCATGTGGGAGCGAACTGTGTCGCGGATGCGAAGACCCTGGCGGAGCAGGCGGAGGAACTGGGGGCGGCGGCGATCGCGGCGCTGACACCGATGTATTTCAAACCGAAGAATGTGGAGATGCTGGTGGAGACGATGGGGCAGATCGCGGCGGCGGCGCCGGAAACGCCTTTCTACTACTATGACATTCCTTCGATGACGGGAGTGAACCTGCCGGTGCCCGAATTTCTGCGTCAGGCGCGTGAGCGCATTCCGAACCTGGCGGGAGTGAAATTTACGAACCCGGACCTGATGGCGTACCAGTACTGCCTGCGAGCTGATGGTGGAGCGTGGGATGTGCCGTTTGGCTGCGATGAGCACATGCTGGGTGCGCTGGCGATGGGCGCGAAGGGAGCGGTGGGAAGCGGATTCAACTTTGCGGCGCCGATTTACTCGCGGCTGCTGGCGGCGTTTGCGCAGAATGATTTTGCAGCGGCGCGGGTGGAGCAGTTCCGCGGGGTGCAGATCATCAGTGCGCTGGCGAGCTATGGCTACATGGGTGCGGCCAAGGCGGTGATGAGCATGCTGGGCGTAGATGTGGGACCTGCACGACTGCCGAACAACACGCTGACACCTGCACAGAAAGACAAGCTGCATGGCGAGCTGGAGGCCATGGGGTTCTTTGAGTGGGTGAAGTGA
- a CDS encoding peptidoglycan recognition protein family protein — protein MRRYVALLLPLALACIVVACATYDGSRVARWESRFAPVPHGVLTPDQLLAETHVKLDIIPAGTVGRRYYRPMKPRYITIHSTQNYTGNAYQHALALKRGALRAPKRKGGNRIGFLTWHFTVQDDVAIQHLPCREQGEHADFDGVGNNYSIGIEMCEHNGNDIALTIDRTARLAAYLMRAYDIPLSNVVPHYHWPRYGVSPLHKDCPHFLLERGRPGQTWRWFQGRVQFHYNRMLAGPATPLG, from the coding sequence ATGCGCAGATACGTCGCACTTCTCCTTCCACTGGCCCTCGCTTGCATCGTCGTTGCCTGCGCCACATATGACGGCTCGCGCGTCGCGCGCTGGGAGTCGCGATTCGCCCCCGTGCCTCATGGCGTGCTGACTCCAGACCAGCTGCTCGCCGAGACACACGTCAAGCTCGACATCATCCCCGCTGGCACCGTGGGCCGCCGCTACTACCGGCCCATGAAGCCGCGCTACATCACCATCCACAGTACTCAAAACTACACCGGCAATGCCTACCAGCACGCCCTCGCGCTCAAGCGTGGCGCGCTCCGCGCCCCCAAGCGCAAAGGTGGCAACCGCATCGGCTTCCTCACCTGGCACTTCACCGTCCAGGACGATGTAGCCATCCAGCACCTCCCCTGCCGTGAGCAGGGAGAGCACGCTGACTTCGACGGCGTCGGAAACAACTACAGCATCGGCATCGAGATGTGCGAACACAACGGCAACGACATCGCTCTCACCATCGACCGCACCGCCCGCCTCGCCGCTTACCTCATGCGCGCCTACGACATCCCCCTCAGCAATGTCGTCCCGCATTACCACTGGCCGCGCTATGGCGTTTCTCCGCTGCACAAAGACTGCCCGCATTTCCTGCTCGAGCGCGGCAGGCCCGGGCAGACCTGGCGCTGGTTCCAGGGCCGCGTGCAGTTCCACTACAACCGCATGCTGGCAGGTCCTGCCACCCCCTTGGGCTGA